A DNA window from Halomicrobium mukohataei DSM 12286 contains the following coding sequences:
- a CDS encoding PH domain-containing protein, with protein sequence MNRLHPISAVGSVVTGVVRLGSIGFFAGMMLTGPLDVLPLEAVFVLAPVGALVGAAYAVARYYRFTYALAGGTLSVDSGVFDRQEREIPLGRIQNVDIERGPVQRLFGLAVVKFETAGGSATEAVLNAVDVDEARALQSAVAQYRREGDETASDEDEPAHDTVAREPTGPGQRRIYELSTRDLLTLALVSFRPAAPAVVLFGVPFAQEYALRLLSATVETLGGPSTVSLSGLPTYSTGETLLTVGVAAALFALAAWLLSAAFTITEYYGFHLDYVGDDLRYERGLIQQYSGSIPLEKVQTVTVRENLLMRQVGYAALAVETAGYAPGSGSQDASNTAIPLDDRETVLAVAEALTDADVPAMERLPDRSRRRYAVRYSLLPVVATGLLLSVDTLVQTVPYWYAPLALLPVTALAGHLSWKHRGFALLDHLFATRSGVLVRSTRLVPYYRVQTVIDTRTVFQRRLSLASVTADTASTASLLGGDATAHDLDDQRARTVHETLRERLMADLRAGERGDRRQGLTALLDEADAPDGAVDAGTPDPTESSAREP encoded by the coding sequence ATGAACCGTCTCCACCCGATCAGCGCCGTCGGTAGCGTCGTCACCGGCGTCGTCCGGCTCGGGAGCATCGGCTTCTTCGCCGGTATGATGCTCACGGGTCCACTGGACGTGCTCCCGCTCGAAGCGGTGTTCGTCCTCGCACCCGTCGGTGCCCTCGTCGGGGCGGCCTACGCCGTGGCGCGGTACTACCGCTTTACCTACGCACTCGCGGGGGGCACGCTGTCGGTCGACTCCGGCGTCTTCGACCGACAGGAACGGGAGATTCCGCTGGGACGGATCCAGAACGTCGACATCGAGCGCGGCCCCGTCCAGCGGCTCTTCGGCCTCGCCGTCGTGAAGTTCGAGACGGCCGGTGGGAGCGCGACGGAGGCGGTCCTGAACGCCGTCGACGTCGACGAGGCCAGAGCGCTCCAGTCGGCCGTCGCTCAGTACCGACGAGAGGGCGACGAGACGGCAAGCGACGAGGACGAGCCAGCACACGACACAGTGGCCCGAGAGCCGACAGGGCCAGGACAGCGCCGGATCTACGAGCTCTCGACCAGAGATCTGCTGACGCTCGCGCTCGTCTCGTTCCGGCCCGCAGCCCCCGCGGTGGTTCTCTTCGGAGTCCCGTTCGCACAGGAGTACGCGCTCCGACTGCTCTCGGCGACCGTCGAGACACTGGGCGGCCCGTCGACGGTCTCGCTGTCGGGGCTCCCGACCTACTCGACGGGAGAGACGCTGTTGACCGTCGGCGTCGCCGCGGCGCTGTTCGCACTCGCGGCCTGGCTCCTGAGTGCCGCGTTCACGATCACGGAGTACTACGGCTTTCACCTCGACTACGTCGGGGACGACCTGCGATACGAGCGCGGACTGATCCAGCAGTACAGCGGCTCGATCCCGCTGGAGAAGGTCCAGACGGTCACCGTCCGAGAGAACCTACTGATGCGACAGGTGGGATACGCCGCTCTGGCCGTCGAGACGGCCGGCTACGCGCCGGGTTCTGGGAGTCAGGACGCGAGCAACACGGCGATTCCGCTGGACGATCGCGAGACGGTGCTGGCCGTCGCCGAGGCGCTGACCGACGCCGACGTTCCGGCGATGGAGCGACTCCCCGACAGGTCGCGCCGACGCTACGCCGTCCGCTACTCGCTGCTCCCGGTCGTGGCGACGGGGCTGTTGCTTTCCGTCGACACGCTGGTCCAGACGGTCCCCTACTGGTACGCGCCGCTGGCGCTGCTCCCGGTCACGGCACTGGCCGGTCACCTGAGCTGGAAGCACCGCGGGTTCGCGCTGCTCGACCACCTCTTTGCCACCCGGAGCGGCGTCCTCGTGCGGTCGACCCGGCTGGTGCCGTACTACCGCGTCCAGACCGTGATCGACACGCGAACGGTGTTCCAGCGTCGCCTCTCGCTGGCCAGCGTGACCGCCGACACCGCCAGCACGGCGAGCCTGCTGGGCGGGGACGCGACGGCACACGACCTCGACGACCAGCGCGCCCGAACAGTCCACGAGACGCTCCGCGAGCGCCTGATGGCCGACCTCCGGGCCGGCGAACGGGGCGATCGACGGCAGGGACTGACGGCGCTGCTCGACGAGGCCGACGCTCCGGACGGGGCCGTCGATGCGGGTACGCCCGATCCGACCGAATCGTCCGCTCGCGAGCCGTAG
- a CDS encoding PH domain-containing protein — protein MERLNSRVQLLWIGRAVVVAALLAGVAVAIDRFAIPVDPPLIAAVVVVAAVLGTVHAVLRFRRWRFEIQDDALFLVRGVVTQVDTSVPYVRLQHTDTQRGPVERLVGLSSVVVYTAGTRGADIRIPGLRPERATELREQLRELAAESEATDAV, from the coding sequence ATGGAGAGGCTCAACTCCCGCGTGCAACTGCTGTGGATCGGGCGGGCGGTCGTGGTCGCGGCGCTGCTTGCGGGCGTCGCCGTCGCGATCGACCGCTTTGCGATTCCGGTCGACCCGCCGCTGATCGCCGCCGTCGTCGTCGTGGCGGCCGTTCTCGGGACCGTCCACGCCGTCCTCAGGTTTCGACGCTGGCGCTTCGAGATTCAGGACGACGCGCTCTTTCTGGTCCGTGGAGTCGTGACGCAGGTCGACACCTCGGTCCCCTACGTCCGGCTCCAGCACACCGACACCCAGCGCGGACCGGTCGAGCGCCTCGTCGGTCTCTCCAGCGTCGTCGTCTACACTGCCGGAACGCGGGGTGCCGACATCCGCATTCCGGGGCTGCGTCCGGAGCGAGCGACCGAACTGCGCGAGCAACTGCGCGAGCTCGCCGCCGAGAGCGAGGCCACCGACGCCGTATGA
- a CDS encoding AAA domain-containing protein has product MQLRGVAVEVGDEQTVNTQYGESDLCEVTVRPDDGRGEPVTVTLWGKWTETGAVLEPGMSVAVYDAEPREYRGETQYSVGSDARIVVEPDFLVDVTDVRSWVQCPRMYYLNKLSGTPQAYPVVKGTIVHEVFGDLLRGRDVAEAVAAHVEDAGLDLGLLGRDADEVAADVRDHAEAIEGWLQQGTLTEEDEWRSEMTLISSRYGIKGRADAVRRGMPVELKTGKNTRREPRFQDKIQAACYALLLGERREEAPDTGTLLYTKNAAVERTEESGDLSPAKEFSINDGLLNFVVRTRNEIAAMEYDASVPTGYEADAKCEYCFEQDTCMAVSGRLDQESKAGQVGTAIPEQEREYFDRFYRAIEAERRAVHREYAKLWDQRPEQRADDDRALIDLEPTGERRLDGGRWELRARGTGAVSKIREGDIALASDGDPIDGDAELARVERLGSETREERSDEGVSETRAGAKRHASRADEHSESADGASGETASSGDDSTRGEIVVTTDEPVELRRLDVYPSEIGTDRMLTALHDALLTQPPEQKDVLFDRREPAFRSIDETFIDNNDAQNEAVRLAVGADDCALVHGPPGTGKTYTLARIVRALVARGDRVLLSAFTNRAVDNCIEALEEQGFTDIVRLGTESGVREDMQQYRLETAGDPDDCVGRLEDASVVAATTASCGSRVAKTQSFDVAIVDEAGQLTEPGTLAATTLADRFVLVGDHQQLPPVVQSEDETLSRSLFERLIEAYPDASVLLDRQYRMAQQIQAFASREFYDGQLRPATGEVAAQRIADLDGVTLDALPETLRDGVNFVDPDGHVDGNTNPAEARAVADVVDAYLAAGIESEAVGVIAPYRAQVAEIDKHVPEGVTVDTVDRFQGSSKEVIVVSFVATGSLDGPIFEDYRRINVALTRAKKALVLVGDERALSTDELYERMVEWAR; this is encoded by the coding sequence GTGCAATTACGCGGCGTCGCGGTCGAGGTGGGCGACGAGCAGACCGTCAACACGCAGTACGGCGAGAGCGATCTCTGTGAGGTGACGGTTCGGCCCGACGACGGGCGCGGCGAGCCCGTCACCGTCACGCTGTGGGGCAAGTGGACCGAGACCGGCGCGGTGCTCGAACCCGGCATGAGCGTCGCCGTCTACGACGCCGAACCGCGCGAGTACCGAGGCGAGACCCAGTACTCCGTGGGCAGCGACGCACGGATCGTCGTCGAACCGGACTTTCTGGTCGACGTGACCGACGTTCGCTCGTGGGTCCAGTGCCCGCGGATGTACTACCTCAACAAGCTCTCGGGGACCCCTCAGGCCTACCCGGTCGTCAAGGGGACTATCGTCCACGAGGTCTTCGGCGATCTGCTCCGGGGCCGGGACGTGGCGGAGGCGGTAGCGGCCCACGTCGAGGACGCCGGACTCGATCTCGGGCTGCTCGGCCGCGACGCCGACGAGGTCGCCGCCGACGTTCGCGACCACGCCGAGGCAATCGAGGGGTGGCTCCAGCAGGGAACCCTGACCGAAGAAGACGAGTGGCGATCCGAGATGACGCTCATCTCCTCGCGCTACGGCATCAAGGGGCGGGCCGACGCCGTCCGGCGCGGGATGCCGGTCGAGCTCAAGACCGGGAAGAACACCCGCAGAGAGCCCCGCTTTCAGGACAAGATCCAGGCGGCCTGCTACGCGTTGCTCCTCGGCGAGCGCCGCGAGGAAGCGCCCGACACCGGCACGCTGCTGTACACCAAGAACGCCGCCGTCGAGCGGACCGAGGAGTCCGGCGATCTCTCGCCGGCCAAGGAGTTCTCGATCAACGACGGCCTGCTGAACTTCGTCGTCCGAACGCGCAACGAGATCGCGGCCATGGAGTACGACGCGAGCGTCCCGACGGGCTACGAGGCCGACGCAAAGTGTGAGTACTGTTTCGAACAAGACACCTGTATGGCGGTCTCCGGGCGACTGGACCAGGAGTCCAAGGCCGGCCAGGTCGGAACCGCCATCCCCGAGCAAGAGCGCGAGTACTTCGACCGGTTCTACCGGGCGATCGAGGCCGAGCGCCGGGCCGTCCACCGCGAGTACGCCAAGCTGTGGGACCAGCGCCCAGAACAGCGGGCCGACGACGACCGCGCCCTGATCGACCTCGAACCGACGGGCGAGCGCCGACTCGACGGCGGCCGCTGGGAGCTGCGAGCCCGCGGCACGGGTGCGGTCTCGAAGATCCGCGAAGGGGACATCGCGCTCGCCAGCGACGGCGACCCGATCGACGGCGACGCCGAACTCGCTCGCGTCGAGCGGCTGGGTAGCGAGACGCGCGAGGAGCGAAGCGACGAGGGGGTCTCGGAGACGCGAGCGGGAGCGAAGCGACACGCGAGCCGTGCGGACGAGCACAGCGAGTCCGCAGACGGTGCGAGCGGTGAAACCGCGAGCAGCGGCGACGATTCGACCCGCGGTGAGATCGTCGTCACGACCGACGAGCCGGTCGAACTGCGTCGCCTGGACGTGTACCCCTCCGAGATCGGCACGGATCGGATGTTGACGGCGCTCCACGACGCCCTGCTCACCCAGCCGCCCGAACAGAAGGACGTGCTCTTCGACCGGCGCGAGCCCGCGTTCCGATCGATCGACGAGACGTTCATCGACAACAACGACGCCCAGAACGAGGCGGTCCGGCTCGCCGTCGGAGCCGACGACTGCGCGCTCGTCCACGGGCCGCCGGGAACGGGCAAGACCTACACGCTCGCCCGGATCGTCCGTGCGCTGGTGGCACGGGGCGACCGGGTGTTGCTCTCGGCGTTCACCAACCGCGCCGTGGACAACTGCATCGAGGCCCTCGAAGAGCAGGGCTTTACCGACATCGTCCGGCTGGGCACCGAGAGCGGCGTCCGAGAGGACATGCAGCAGTACCGCCTGGAGACGGCCGGCGATCCCGACGACTGCGTCGGCCGGCTGGAGGACGCGAGCGTCGTCGCGGCGACGACGGCCTCCTGTGGCTCCCGGGTCGCCAAGACCCAGTCGTTCGACGTGGCGATCGTCGACGAGGCCGGCCAGCTCACGGAGCCGGGGACGCTGGCCGCCACGACGCTGGCCGACCGGTTCGTCCTCGTCGGCGACCACCAGCAGCTCCCGCCGGTGGTCCAGAGCGAGGACGAGACGCTCTCGCGGTCGCTGTTCGAGCGACTCATCGAGGCCTATCCCGACGCAAGCGTCCTGCTCGACCGTCAGTACCGGATGGCCCAGCAGATCCAGGCGTTCGCCTCGCGGGAGTTCTACGACGGCCAGCTCCGGCCGGCCACCGGCGAGGTGGCGGCCCAGCGGATCGCGGACCTGGACGGCGTCACGCTCGACGCGCTCCCGGAGACGCTGCGTGACGGCGTCAACTTCGTCGATCCCGACGGGCACGTCGACGGCAACACGAACCCGGCGGAGGCGAGGGCGGTCGCCGACGTGGTCGATGCCTACCTCGCTGCCGGGATCGAGAGCGAGGCCGTCGGCGTGATCGCACCCTACCGTGCGCAGGTCGCAGAGATCGACAAACACGTCCCCGAGGGGGTCACCGTCGACACGGTCGATCGCTTCCAGGGATCGAGCAAGGAGGTCATCGTCGTCTCCTTCGTCGCCACGGGGTCGCTCGACGGCCCGATCTTCGAGGACTACCGCCGCATCAACGTCGCCCTGACGCGAGCGAAGAAGGCGCTCGTGCTGGTCGGCGACGAACGCGCGCTCTCGACGGACGAACTGTACGAACGGATGGTCGAGTGGGCTCGCTGA
- a CDS encoding dihydrodipicolinate synthase family protein produces the protein MDYSVGCPMVTPFEDDGTLDRASLRSLVDHLVAGGVDRLVPCGTTGEFASLTDSERRTVVETTVAAADGRASVMAGVGGTAVEAVRERIAAAADAGADAALVVAPYYGGQAAPAGNERFFDAVAAGASIPLYLYDIPSATGQSLAVETVASLAERGRYDGIKDSSGDLTHFDELLDRTPDSFEVLQGWDAQYVPSLLMGGDGGINAVTHVRPAALGRAGSAVADGDVAAARTVQFDEIDPVFRSAAEHGFAPVCKAILARRGVIENAAVRPPLVELDDATAAELVERLEE, from the coding sequence ATGGACTACAGCGTCGGCTGTCCGATGGTGACTCCGTTCGAGGACGACGGCACGCTCGATCGCGCGTCGCTCCGGTCGCTCGTCGACCACCTCGTCGCGGGCGGTGTCGACAGGCTCGTCCCCTGTGGCACCACGGGCGAGTTCGCCTCGCTGACGGATTCCGAGCGACGGACCGTCGTCGAAACGACCGTCGCGGCCGCCGACGGCCGGGCGAGCGTGATGGCCGGGGTCGGCGGGACGGCGGTCGAAGCCGTTCGCGAGCGCATCGCGGCCGCCGCCGACGCGGGTGCCGACGCGGCGCTCGTCGTCGCTCCGTACTACGGCGGCCAGGCCGCCCCTGCCGGCAACGAACGGTTCTTCGACGCCGTCGCGGCCGGCGCGTCGATCCCGCTGTACCTCTACGACATTCCCAGTGCCACCGGGCAGTCCCTCGCCGTCGAGACCGTCGCGTCCCTGGCCGAACGCGGCCGCTACGACGGTATCAAGGACTCCAGTGGCGACCTGACTCACTTCGACGAACTGCTCGACCGGACGCCCGACTCCTTCGAGGTGCTCCAGGGCTGGGACGCCCAGTACGTCCCCTCGCTGCTCATGGGTGGCGACGGCGGGATCAACGCCGTCACGCACGTCCGGCCCGCGGCCCTCGGCCGGGCCGGTAGCGCCGTCGCCGACGGGGACGTGGCCGCTGCCCGAACGGTCCAGTTCGACGAGATCGATCCCGTGTTCCGGTCGGCCGCCGAACACGGATTCGCGCCGGTCTGCAAGGCGATCCTCGCCAGGCGGGGCGTCATCGAGAACGCCGCGGTCCGTCCGCCACTGGTCGAACTCGACGACGCGACCGCCGCCGAACTGGTCGAGCGGCTGGAAGAGTAG
- a CDS encoding AAA family ATPase: MVHHSGGDTVEDGAQTCLSVVERIEEAAVVERTVLHEVLSAVLAKGHVLLEDVPGTGKTVTARVLAEALGLEFTRIQFTPDLLPADVTGSNVYNEHEGTFEFSPGPIFANVVLADEINRAPPKTQSALLEAMEEGQVSVDGTTHELPDPFVVVATQNPIEQEGTFRLPEAQRDRFSVKTSLGYPSVDGEMELLDRRAKRRTLAPSVEPVIEEATVRELQDLAEDVSVRVPVRRYIVDIARETRADERSEVGVSPRGVQRVFEAARASAVLAGRDYVVPDDVKRLAVATMAHRVVLSTNATVEGTEAADVVRDALDRVEVPAVSPDAPDSDAGADESAAESPEGSAETTPATEQATNGHEEPSGDVSTDAPAPDSTTTDGDAEPDGSDDDLF; encoded by the coding sequence ATGGTCCACCATTCCGGCGGCGACACGGTCGAAGATGGAGCTCAGACCTGCCTCTCCGTCGTCGAGCGTATCGAGGAAGCCGCCGTCGTCGAGCGCACTGTCCTCCACGAAGTCCTGTCTGCCGTCCTCGCGAAGGGACACGTCCTGCTGGAGGACGTGCCCGGCACCGGCAAGACGGTCACTGCCCGCGTCCTCGCAGAGGCGCTCGGCCTTGAGTTCACCCGCATCCAGTTCACGCCGGACCTGCTGCCGGCGGACGTGACCGGCTCGAACGTCTACAACGAACACGAAGGGACCTTCGAGTTCTCCCCGGGACCGATCTTCGCCAACGTCGTGCTGGCCGACGAGATCAACCGCGCGCCGCCCAAGACCCAGTCGGCGCTGCTGGAGGCCATGGAGGAGGGACAGGTCAGCGTCGACGGGACGACACACGAGCTGCCCGACCCCTTCGTCGTCGTGGCGACCCAGAATCCGATCGAACAGGAGGGGACCTTCCGACTGCCCGAGGCACAGCGAGACCGCTTCAGCGTCAAGACCTCGCTGGGGTACCCCTCGGTCGACGGCGAGATGGAGCTACTCGACCGGCGAGCGAAGCGCCGGACACTCGCCCCGAGCGTCGAGCCGGTGATCGAGGAGGCCACCGTCCGCGAGCTACAGGACCTCGCCGAGGACGTCTCGGTTCGGGTCCCGGTCCGACGGTACATCGTCGACATCGCCCGAGAGACGCGGGCCGACGAGCGATCCGAGGTCGGCGTCTCTCCCCGTGGCGTCCAGCGGGTGTTCGAGGCGGCGCGTGCCAGCGCCGTCCTCGCGGGTCGGGACTACGTCGTCCCGGACGACGTGAAACGCCTCGCCGTGGCGACGATGGCCCACCGGGTCGTGCTCTCGACGAACGCCACTGTCGAGGGCACCGAGGCCGCCGATGTCGTCCGCGACGCGCTGGACCGCGTCGAGGTGCCGGCCGTCTCGCCCGACGCCCCCGACTCGGACGCCGGAGCAGACGAGTCGGCCGCGGAGTCCCCGGAAGGGTCCGCCGAGACGACGCCCGCGACCGAGCAGGCGACCAACGGCCACGAGGAGCCGTCCGGCGACGTGTCGACGGACGCGCCCGCTCCAGACTCGACGACGACCGACGGCGACGCAGAGCCCGACGGATCGGACGACGACCTGTTTTGA
- a CDS encoding phosphatase PAP2 family protein has translation MIRLTALSRSIWEATPGWLIEPAAVVTAFGGATALLFVLSLLYWLDERRSTATVVSYAFVALAVVILLKAAIGVGRPPASVRSIPLANDPYGFPSGHAVAAVVVYGGLATVRDRLDDARVVAAVALAVTLVALSRVVLGLHYLGDVLVGAALGAVVLGACWRFVGRRPGRGFLVAGVVAVGAVLVTGGSSESILAFGGSAGGAVGSRWIDAASGLRSRLDGAILAAVGVPYALVLDRAGEAVAPPLAAVVYAALVAGILLLPVAVDRLPLSADRTAGA, from the coding sequence GTGATTCGACTCACTGCACTGTCCCGGTCGATCTGGGAGGCGACGCCGGGGTGGCTGATCGAACCGGCGGCCGTCGTCACGGCCTTCGGGGGTGCGACGGCGCTGCTGTTCGTCCTCTCGTTGCTCTACTGGCTCGACGAGCGGCGCTCGACGGCCACGGTCGTGAGCTACGCCTTCGTCGCACTGGCGGTCGTGATCCTCCTGAAGGCCGCGATCGGCGTGGGGCGACCGCCGGCCTCGGTCCGCTCCATCCCGCTGGCCAACGACCCCTACGGCTTTCCCAGCGGCCACGCGGTCGCGGCGGTCGTCGTCTACGGGGGCCTCGCGACCGTCCGGGACCGTCTCGACGACGCACGCGTCGTCGCCGCTGTCGCCCTCGCCGTGACACTCGTCGCGCTCTCGCGGGTGGTCCTCGGGCTGCACTACCTGGGTGACGTGCTCGTCGGCGCGGCGCTCGGAGCCGTCGTCCTGGGGGCCTGCTGGCGGTTCGTCGGCCGGCGTCCGGGACGGGGCTTCCTCGTGGCCGGCGTGGTGGCCGTCGGTGCCGTACTGGTCACCGGCGGCAGCTCCGAGTCGATCCTCGCGTTCGGTGGCAGCGCCGGTGGGGCGGTGGGGAGCCGCTGGATCGACGCCGCGAGCGGACTCCGATCTCGCCTCGACGGCGCGATCCTCGCGGCGGTGGGCGTCCCGTACGCACTGGTGCTCGATCGGGCCGGCGAGGCGGTCGCGCCGCCGCTGGCGGCCGTCGTCTACGCCGCGCTCGTCGCCGGCATCCTCCTCTTGCCGGTCGCCGTCGACCGACTCCCGCTCTCGGCCGACCGGACCGCTGGTGCCTGA
- a CDS encoding ATP-dependent helicase gives MEGRERLAGVDPEFDPESVAIDDGDVLDRLAPVVQEWWVEQFGEFVPHNGGFFTPPQKEAIPLIHERENALIAAPTGSGKTLASFTGIVNELFAKAREDALDNSVYCLYVSPLKSLANDIHRNLAVPLTDITEKLDERGEAVEIRHAIRHGDTSDSDRQQMLETTPHILNTTPETLAILLNSPKFKEKLRTVEYVVVDEIHSLAENKRGTHLSVSLERLEALADGSPTRIGCSATVEPLDEMARFLVGCERHGAGGDDWSPRECEIVDARFARDFDVELTTPTDDLIDTARDVIQGRFYEQLHELIQDHTNTLVFTNTRSGAERVLHNLRSEFDGYGEDNSGCHHGSLSKERRQEIEERLKAGTLDVVTTSTSLELGIDMPHVDLVVQVGSPKSVAALLQRVGRAGHQLGETVTGRVVALDRDELIECAVMLKKATEGFVDRVFVPERAQDVATQHVYGMAINAVRPEREVEAILRRAYPYREYTDDEWEQLCRYLTADYPGMEDKNVYAKIWRDTNDPPDGEHHYEEYPVGEHLIGKRGRMARVIYMTNIGTIPDSFTCDVYTRAGDEWVGQLDEGYLDTLESGDVFVLGGDNFEYRYRRGSKVYVDRTSARPTVPSWFSERLPLSYDLGREILAFQRQLLSRLDEGGPPAVRLWLREFPLDENTVRAITRMFSEQVAYAGSKSVSTDDRLVIEVALDHDEYERHYYVHSGYGRRFNDGFSRLVAYRVAQRASANVQVAVADNGFTLSMPLNRKVDIEGIVTDIDPTAVRADLRASLDGTDLLQRYFRINATRALMILKRYKGYEKSASEQQVNAEMLLSFAEELGEFAVVEETYREILEDKLNVGAIEDVTGAIQTGELAVETVRVDSPSPRAFGLATLLASDVVLAEDESAVLQAFHDRVLAAIDDDAGEV, from the coding sequence ATGGAGGGACGCGAACGGCTCGCGGGCGTCGATCCGGAGTTCGACCCCGAGAGCGTCGCGATCGACGACGGCGACGTGCTGGATCGGCTCGCGCCGGTCGTCCAGGAGTGGTGGGTCGAGCAGTTCGGCGAGTTCGTTCCGCACAACGGGGGGTTCTTCACTCCGCCACAGAAGGAGGCGATCCCGCTGATCCACGAGCGGGAGAACGCCCTGATCGCAGCGCCGACCGGCAGCGGCAAGACGCTCGCGTCCTTTACCGGTATCGTCAACGAGCTGTTCGCGAAGGCTCGCGAGGACGCACTCGACAACAGCGTCTACTGTCTGTACGTCTCGCCGCTGAAGTCACTGGCAAACGACATCCACCGGAATCTGGCGGTTCCGCTGACCGACATCACCGAGAAGCTCGACGAACGGGGCGAGGCCGTCGAGATCCGACACGCGATTCGCCACGGGGACACGAGCGACAGCGATCGCCAGCAGATGCTGGAGACGACGCCGCACATCCTCAACACGACGCCGGAGACGCTGGCTATCTTGCTCAACAGCCCGAAGTTCAAAGAGAAGCTCCGGACGGTGGAGTACGTCGTCGTCGACGAGATCCACAGCCTCGCCGAGAACAAGCGCGGGACCCACCTCTCGGTGTCTCTGGAGCGCCTGGAGGCGCTGGCCGACGGCTCGCCGACCCGGATCGGCTGCTCGGCGACCGTCGAGCCACTCGACGAGATGGCCCGGTTCCTGGTCGGGTGTGAGCGCCACGGCGCGGGCGGCGACGACTGGTCGCCCCGCGAGTGCGAGATCGTCGACGCGCGCTTCGCCCGTGACTTCGACGTGGAGTTGACGACGCCCACCGACGACCTGATCGACACCGCGCGAGACGTGATCCAGGGGCGGTTCTACGAGCAGCTCCACGAGCTGATTCAGGACCACACGAACACGCTCGTGTTCACGAACACGCGCTCGGGGGCCGAGCGAGTCCTGCACAATCTCCGCTCGGAGTTCGACGGCTACGGGGAGGACAACTCCGGGTGCCACCACGGGAGCCTCTCGAAAGAGCGCCGCCAGGAGATCGAGGAGCGTCTCAAAGCGGGGACACTCGACGTCGTGACGACCTCGACGAGTCTGGAGCTGGGGATCGACATGCCCCACGTCGATCTGGTCGTGCAGGTCGGCTCACCCAAGTCCGTCGCCGCGCTCCTCCAGCGAGTCGGTCGAGCGGGCCACCAGCTCGGAGAGACCGTCACGGGACGGGTCGTGGCGCTGGACCGGGACGAGCTGATCGAGTGTGCGGTGATGTTGAAGAAGGCAACGGAGGGGTTCGTCGACCGGGTGTTCGTCCCCGAACGCGCACAGGACGTGGCGACACAGCACGTCTACGGCATGGCGATCAACGCCGTCCGGCCCGAGCGCGAGGTCGAGGCGATTCTCCGCCGTGCATACCCCTATCGCGAGTACACCGACGACGAGTGGGAGCAGCTCTGTCGGTATCTCACCGCCGACTATCCGGGGATGGAAGACAAGAACGTCTACGCGAAGATCTGGCGAGACACGAACGATCCCCCCGACGGCGAGCACCACTACGAGGAGTACCCGGTGGGCGAACACCTGATCGGCAAGCGCGGGCGGATGGCCCGCGTCATCTACATGACCAACATCGGGACGATCCCCGACTCGTTCACCTGCGACGTGTACACCCGGGCGGGCGACGAGTGGGTCGGGCAACTCGACGAGGGCTACCTCGACACGCTTGAGAGCGGCGACGTGTTCGTCCTCGGAGGCGACAACTTCGAGTATCGCTATCGTCGGGGCTCGAAGGTGTACGTCGACCGGACCAGCGCACGGCCGACGGTCCCGTCGTGGTTCTCTGAACGGCTGCCGCTATCGTACGACCTCGGCCGGGAGATCCTCGCCTTCCAGCGCCAGCTACTGTCGCGACTCGACGAGGGCGGCCCGCCGGCCGTTCGACTGTGGCTCCGGGAGTTCCCCCTGGACGAGAACACCGTGCGTGCGATCACGCGGATGTTCTCCGAGCAGGTGGCCTACGCCGGCTCGAAGAGCGTCTCGACCGACGACCGGCTCGTGATCGAGGTCGCGCTGGACCACGACGAGTACGAGCGCCACTACTACGTCCACTCCGGGTACGGACGGCGGTTCAACGACGGCTTCTCGCGGCTCGTCGCCTACCGCGTCGCCCAGCGAGCCAGCGCCAACGTCCAGGTCGCCGTCGCCGACAACGGCTTCACCCTCTCGATGCCGCTGAACAGGAAAGTCGACATCGAGGGGATCGTCACCGACATCGATCCGACGGCGGTTCGGGCGGATCTGCGGGCCAGCCTCGACGGGACGGACCTGCTCCAGCGATACTTCCGGATCAACGCCACGCGGGCGCTGATGATCCTCAAGCGGTACAAGGGCTACGAGAAGTCGGCCAGCGAACAGCAGGTCAACGCCGAGATGCTGCTCTCGTTCGCCGAGGAACTGGGCGAGTTCGCCGTCGTCGAGGAGACGTATCGCGAGATCCTGGAAGACAAGCTCAACGTGGGCGCGATCGAGGACGTGACCGGCGCGATCCAGACCGGCGAGCTCGCCGTCGAGACCGTCCGCGTCGACTCGCCGTCGCCCCGCGCGTTCGGGCTGGCGACGCTGCTGGCCAGCGACGTGGTGCTGGCCGAAGACGAGTCCGCGGTGTTGCAGGCGTTTCACGACCGCGTGCTGGCGGCTATCGACGACGACGCTGGCGAGGTCTGA